From the Sphingomonas phyllosphaerae 5.2 genome, one window contains:
- a CDS encoding (2Fe-2S)-binding protein: MVVCVCNAIRECQVREAARAGATTACQAYRCLGRQAKCGQCVSFAREIIADERAAA, from the coding sequence ATGGTCGTCTGCGTTTGCAATGCGATTCGCGAGTGTCAGGTGCGGGAGGCGGCACGTGCCGGCGCCACCACTGCATGTCAGGCCTATCGCTGTCTCGGTCGTCAGGCCAAATGCGGACAATGCGTTTCGTTCGCACGAGAGATCATCGCGGACGAACGTGCGGCTGCATAA